Part of the uncultured Anaeromusa sp. genome is shown below.
GGGAACAAGCAGCCAGACAATGGTAGCTTGTTCTTCTGAGACTGCCTTTAGAATCCAGGAGGGCTTGACGCCGCGAAGTAAAACCGCCTTTCCCCCTACTAAAAAGCTGCCAAACCAATGCATTTTGGCACCGGTGTGATAGAGAGGCGGAATGCATAAAAAAGTATCCTGTGTTGTTTGCTGGTGATGCTGCTGCTCCGTGTAGCAGGAAGAAAGCAGGCTGTTATGAGTATGTAGAATGGCTTTGGGAAAGCCCGTTGTGCCGGAAGAAAAATAGATAGCGGCATCATCGTCAGCAGCAAGCTCAATTTCCGGTTCTTTCTCTGAGTACGATCGTTCAAGCCGCGAGTAGTTCTCAGCAAAAGCAAGGCCGTTTTCGCCTACATAAAAATGTGTTTTTACCTGCGGAACTTTTTCATATATGACTTCGATACGATCGACAAACTCCGGTCCCAAAACCAGCGCGACCACTTCCGCAAGTTCCAGACAATATTTTATTTCCTCGGCATCGTAGCGAAAGTTTAAAGGTACGGCCACGGCGCCAGCTTTGAGAATTCCGAAATAAATCGGCAGCCATTCTAGACAATTCATTAAAAGAATTGCCACTTTATCGCCTTTTTTTATACCACGGCCTAGGAGCAAATTGGCAAAACGGTTTGCTTTAGCATCAAATTCGCGCCAGGTCATTTGGCGGCGAAAGCTCGCAGCGGGATTGGTTTCAATCAACTCATACTCTTGCCAGGAAACTTCGTGTTTTTCCTGTAACTCGGGATTTATTTCAACTAAACTGACTTTGTCAGCATATAAGGAGGCGTTGCGGGACAGTATTTCCGTTATGGGCATTTTTTTACTCCTTTTCATCCTCGCTTACTTTACCTTTAAGCCTTCCTGGAAGGCAAGGAGATTGACTGGAACCGCGCTTGCTTTAACACTGGTCTTAATCACTTCTTCCCAATCGATATAGTCAATTTTCATGGCCTTTACCAGAGCGCCGAACAAAACTACGTTCATCGCCTTGGCGTTCCCCAAGCGCTCGGCGATTTGGGCGGCACAGATAACGGTTGTATCAGCTTTCTCCTTTAGCAGCTCCAGCACTCCGGCGGGATACTCTCGTTTGCCCATGAGGATCGGCGCGGAGGGAATCTGGTAGTCATTAACGACGACTTTGCCTGTTGGCGCCAAATATTCGAGCCAGCGGAGCGCTTCCATGGTTTCAAAGGAAACAAGTATGTCCGCCTGCCCCTTGCCGATAATCGGCGAGTATACTTTTTTTCCATAGCGCACCTGGGTGCTGACGCTGCCGCCGCGCTGGGCCATGCCATGTACTTCGGACATCTTGACATCATAACCGGCGCTCACCAGGCCATTGGACAAAATCTTGCTTGCTAAAATGGTTCCCTGCCCGCCTACGCCCACTAGCAGTATGTTTTTTACCTCAGACATATTATTCACCCACCTTTACTGCGGCTTTAGCCGGACATAGTTGCACGCATACTTCACAGCCGACGCATTGAACCGGATCGATGGCTGCTTTTTCCGTTTCTTGATCGAATCTAAGGGCCGGGCAGCCTGTGTTAACGCACATTTGGCAGCCGATGCACTCGTCTGTGTCAACTTTGCAAGTTGCCATATAAGCACCGAATTCTTCCTTGTCTTGGGGCGACTGCTTTTTCAATACGCAGGGCCAGCGGGTAATAATAACCGACGGCTCATCCAAGGCAAGAGCCCAATCAAGAGCATCTCGTACTTGCCGAAGGTTTAGGGGATTGACGGTTCGGACATAGTCAATGCCTAACGCCTTAACTACTCCTTCGATGGCCAGCGCCTTCGTCGGCGTCCCCTGCAGCGTAAAACCTGTACCAGGATGATCTTGGTGACCGGTCATGCCGGTTATCCGGTTATCGAGAATAACGGTAATGGTTTTACTGCGGTTATAGGCTATGTTCATTATGCTGTTGATGCCCGTATGGAAGAAAGTGGAGTCGCCGATGGTCGAAATAACACGCATGTTTTCATGGAACTTATCGAAGACTTTCTGCGCCCCATGTCCTATGCTTGGCGCGGCGCCCATACAAATGCACATATCTTTGGCATTAAGGGGTTCGGCCCCGCCCAGGGCGTAGCAACCAATATCTCCGGCCATCACAACGTTTTTCTTTTTACTGAGTTCATAGAAAAATCCCCGGTGCGGACAGCCGGCGCAAAGTACAGGCGGTCTATTTACTACTAATGACGTATCATACTGGATCAACGGTTTTTCTTCATTCAGCAATGCTTTCGCAACAATATCAGGGTTAAGTTCGTACATGTTGGGGATTTTTTCTTTACCACTGCAGGATATGCCCATTTGCCGTATCTGTTCTTCCAAATAGGGTTCCAATTCTTCAATGACATAGAGAGTTTCCATCTTTGCTGCGAATTCTTTGATTTTCTTGGCCGGCAGCGGGTACGTAAAGCCTAGTTTGAGATACGACGCTTTATCGCCGAAAACTTCCTTGGCATATTGGTAGGCGACCCCGGAGGAAATAATGCCAATCTTAGAATCATTCCATTCGAAGTAGTTTAAATTCGTTTCATCCGCAAAGACGGCCAGCTTGTGCAGACGTCCTTCTAATTCGGCGCGCAGCTTTTTGGCAACAGCCGGAATAAGGTCGTATTTGGCAAGGTTTTTTGCATACGGCTTTTTGCTGGCTTCCTTCCGTTCGCCGATTTCAACTAAGCCCTTGCTGTGGCAGACTCTGGTGGTCATTCTGAATAAAATCGGCGTATCAAATTTCTCGCTGATTTCCATGGCTGTCTTCAGCATGTCTTTGGATTCCTGACTGTCACTTGGTTCGAGCATGGCTATTTTGGCAAATTTAGCGTATTGTCGATTATCCTGCTCATTTTGCGAGGAGTGAAGGCTTGGGTCGTCGGCTGTGATCAGCACCATTCCCCCGTTTACGCCGGCATAGGCAAAACTGAACAAGGGGTCGGCAGCCACGTTGACGCCGACCATTTTCATGGCCGCTAGTGCTCGGGCGCCGGCGATCGAGGCTCCTATCGCGTTTTCCATAGCCACCTTTTCATTTGGCGCCCATTCCGCGATGATATCCTCATTGTAGGTGGCGATGTTTTCTAATATCTCGGTGCTCGGCGTTCCGGGGTACGCTGCAGCATAAGTCACGCCAGCTTCGTATGCCCCTTGCGCTACCGCTTCATTACCGGTCAGTAATCGTTTCATCATAAACCTCCAACTACGAATATATTCTCAGACTGGTTCAAGGGGACGGTTCTACCGAACCAGAATTAACAAAATTGACTCAGGAGAACCGTCCCCCTGAACCACTTAAGCACTTACTTTTCTTCTTTTCCCGTAGGCAAGGATAGCGCCCAGCGCTACCGACAAGTAAGCTGCCATCAAAACTCGATACTCAGGCGGTAATAAAAACGTAATCGTATGGGCTGGTATCCAGAAAAAGGGAATGGTTTTAAAAATGACAAAAGACACCAGTCCCTGCCAGTCAATCCTAGCAATGACGTCAGATAACTTCACGTTTCCCATTGAATTCGTTTCGCCACAAGCGAGGTCAATATAGGTGTCTGTAATCCGGTGCAGGGTCATAAAGGCAGAACCAAAGAACAAGTTCATGATAGCGCTAATCCAAAAGGCAGCCCATATTTTATTGGCAAAAGCATCGCTGCCCGACCAGAGCAGTTCTTTTTTTATGGCGCCCGTAACCCCGCCGGCAAAGACTTCAAACATCAGTACAATGAGCATGCCGATGAGGCCCCAAATAATACTGCGGTAGATTATCCCTGCAGGCGCTTTCCAGGCTCCTGCGGCAATACGGATGGCTAACAGTTCGCCCATTGTCGCTAAAATGCCAAATTTGACAAAGCCCATAAGGTACGGATGCGCTTTGGTTGCGCTGACAAATACTTCATGCGTAGAGGGAACCACCATTACCGACGAAACGGCACACAGCGCAGCCAGCCAGATAAAGTCTCCTAGTCTCATGTTTCCTCCTAAAATAGGAAATTATCGTTTACCAATAAAAATCAACAGCATCGTTGGCTTGCAGGTATTCCTTAATCTCCGGATCATTGCTCAATAAGTTCATTGCCTGCTCGACATCATCCGCTTTTACTACTACTTTGGCCACATTTTCAATGGCCGTGGTGAAGGCATAAACATACTCAATGTTAATACCCGCATCACTTAGTTTATCCACATAGGTTAGCAATGTGCCTGGCTTATCGCCGATAGTGAGAGCCAGGACCGGCGTTTTCTTAACAATAAAGCCTGCTTCGCGCAAGATTTTCCTCAAATCGTCCGGCTTGGCAACGATAAACCGCAAGATGCCAAAGTCTGCCGTGTCGGCTATGGACAGAGCTTTAATATTAATGCCATTGGACTGGATAACCTGCAGTATTTCCCGAAAGGCCCCAGGACGGTTCTCCACAAACGTTGAGATTTGCTGAATGATATTCATAAGTTTTACCTCCTGCTTTATATTTTTCGCTTATCAATGACTCTTTTAGCCTTACCTTCACTGCGCTCGATAGTCTTACTCGATACCAGTTTTACTTTACTGGAGATACCTAATAGTTCGCTTATCTTTTTCTTCAGCGTATGTTCCAGCGTTTCAAGTCCGCGAACTTCATCCGTAAATACTTCTTCCGTAATTTCCACCATGATTGTCAATTTATCAAGATTATCAATGCGTTCCACAATCAGCTGATAATGAGGCGCCATGCCCAGATCAAGAAGCACGCTTTCAACCTGCGACGGAAATACATTAACGCCGCCGATGATTAACATATCGTCACTGCGGCCCATAACTTTTTGCATCCGTACCAGCGTTCTGCCGCAAGCGCAAGGGGTTCTGTTGAGCACCGTCAAGTCCCTAGTGCGATAGCGCAGCAGAGGCAGGCCTTCTTTGGTCAAGGTAGTAATAACGAGCTCGCCTATTTCGCCCTCCGGTAAAACCTCTCCAGTTACAGGGTCAATGATTTCTGGATAGAAATGGTCTTCATTGATGTGCATGCCATCTTGTTCCACACACTCACAGGCGACGCCAGGTCCGATGATTTCACTCAAGCCATAGATGTCATAGGCTTTGATATTCAGCTGGCGTTGAATTTCCTGCCGCATTTGCTCTGACCAGGGTTCGGCACCGAAAATTCCCACCCGCAGAGGCATATCCTGGCAGTCAAAACCTGCTTCGCGCATCGTTTCGGCAATATGCAGGGCGTAGGAAGGCGTACAGGCAAGAACATTCGTGCCAAAATCTTTCATTAGGGTAATCTGTCGAGCCGTGTTGCCGACCGAAGTGGGAATAATCGACCCTCCTACCAGCTCCGCGCCGTAATGCACGCCTAACGCGCCGGTAAACAGCCCATAACCATAGGCGTTTTGAATAAACGATTTTTTTGTAACACCTACGGCGGTTAACGCTCGCGCCATAACTTCAGCCCACATGTTGAGGTCGCGCTTTGTATAACCAACAACGGTCGCTTTGCCAGTAGTGCCGCTTGAGGCATGGATGCGGACTATCTCACTCATCGGCAAGGCAAACAAACCATAAGGATAGTTGTCACGCAAATCCTGCTTGGTTGTAAAAGGCAATTTGTGAATATCTTCGATTCCTTGAATATCTGCGGGTAACAAACCGGCGGCCTGAAACTTCTGGCGATATGAAGGCACACAGGTGTAAACCCTTTGTACTAAATCACGCAGCGAAGTAGATTGGATTTCCGTCATTTCTTTTCGGTTAAGCTTTTCAATATGATTATTCCAATACAAACTGACGACCTCCTCATTCTTTGACTGGGAAAAGCTTTTTTCCCAATAAAAAAACTCCCGTCCTGTAAAGGACGAGAGCATTTTCTCGCGGTACCACCTTTGTTATTCGTGCATGCACGAATCAACTTTATAGGTACGGGCGGCTGCCGATACCTTCCATCTGTAACGTGATGGTCACGGCGGCACCTACTATTTCAGCTTTCGCTAAAAATTCAGTTTCGCAACTCCAAGGAGAACTTCAGCCTACTTCTTGTACCGGCTTCCCAGCTCCGCCAGCTCTCTGTGATAATCTGTAAGCCTACTTTTCCTCTTCAACGTCATTCGTTGTTAAATTGAATTTAGTATAACAATAGCTAGGGATAATTTCAAGAGTCATTTCGTTGTTTTTGTATATTTTTTTAAAAAATGTTCTTCGGATAAAAACACATATATTGCATTTGGTAGTTTTTATTCTAGCATCTTGCCTGATGAGAAAGTTTTCGCTATCATAGATAAGGGAATGCCTAAATCTATTTATACAGGAGGAAAAGGACTCATGACAGTGGAAAAACGTGAATTTCAAGCGGAAACCAAACAACTGCTGGAGTTGATGATTCACTCCATTTATACGAACAGGGATATTTTTTTACGGGAGCTTATTTCCAATGCTTCCGACGCTATCGACAAGCTGCGCTTTGAGGCGCTGACCAACCCTGAACTATTGGGCGAAAACAACGACCTTGAAATTATGTTGTTGCCGGATGAAACTTCCGGTACGTTGACTATTGCCGATAACGGCATGGGCATGACTCATGACGAAGTCATCGAAAATATTGGCACCATCGCCAAATCCGGCACCAAAGCGTTTTTGGCGGCCATGCAAGAAAAAGAAAACGCTGGCGGCGATACCAATCTGATTGGTCAGTTCGGCGTCGGCTTCTATTCGGCGTTCATGGTAGCGGACAAAGTGACTCTTCTCACCCGCGCTCCAGGTCAGGAAAAAGGTGTGCGCTGGGAATCAACAGGCGACGGAACCTATACGCTAGAAGAATGTGAAAAAGAGAGCCGCGGCACGACGATCATTCTTTCTTTGAAAGAAGAGCATCGTAAAGCAGAAACGGAAAGCGAGCAGTTTTTAAACAAGCATACCTTAGAGCGACTGGTGAAAAAGTACTCCGATTATATCCGCTTCCCCATTCGCATGAGCATGCCTGTCATGGCGCCTCCAGCCGCCGAAGGCGAAGAGCCGCAGGAACCAAAAGAAGAAGTGCGTGTTCTAAACTCCATGTCTCCCCTTTGGATGCGCAATAAAAATGAAATTAAGCCGGAAGAATATAATCAGCTCTACAAGCATCTCTTCTTGGACTGGCAGGACCCCATGGAGGTCATCCACTCCAAGGTGGAAGGCGCTGTAGAATATACCAGCGTACTCTTTATTCCCTCCCACGCTCCCTTTGATTTTTATCAGCGTGAAGTGACGACAGGCATTCGCCTTTATTCGAAAAACGTGTTCATCATGGACGACTGCCAGGATCTTCTGCCGGAGTACTTACGCTTTGCGAAGGGCCTTGTGGACTCTCCTGACGTCTCCTTGAACATTTCCCGCGAAGTGCTGCAACAAAGTCTGCCTTTGAAGAAAATCGGCAAGAATCTGGAAAAGAGCCTCTTAAAAACATTGGAGCAAATGTGCAAAAAAGACCGGCCAAAATACGAAAATTTCTGGAAAGAATACGGTAAAGCCCTTAAAAGCGGCGTGTACTCTGATTTTGCCAATCGCGAGCGCTTGCAGGATTTGCTACTCTTCTCCACGTCTCGCAGCGAAGACGAGCTGACTACTTTAGCAGACTATGTAGAACGTATGCCGGAAAAACAAAGCGTTATCTACTATGCCGCAGGCAAGGATCGCATTGCAGTAGAACGTCTGCCCCAGATGGAAATGCTGCAGGAAAAAGGTCTGGAAGTACTGTATCTCTTTGACCGGGTTGATGAATTTGCCGTAGACGCTCTAGGCAGTTACAAGGAAAAACAGTTCCGTTCCATTAGCCGCGGCGAGCTGCAACTGGATGAGATGGAAGACGAAACAGAAAAGAAAAAAGAGCAGGAAGAATTAACTAAGGAAAATTCAACCTTGCTCGAAGCTATTAAAAAGCACCTGGAAGGAAAAGTGACGGAAGTCAAACTGAGCCATCGCTTAACCTCCAGCCCAGTTTGTCTGGTCAGCGACGCTCAAGGCATCAGCCTTTCGATGGAGCAAATTCTGGCGGACATGGACCAGAAAAACTCCTTTAAAGCCAGCCGCATTCTGGAACTCAATCCCAACCATGCGGTGTTCAAGGCCTTGCAAGCGCAGTTTACCGACGGCAACACCACGCCTCTTTTTGGCGATTACTGCGAATTGCTTTACGGTCAAGCCCTGCTCTTAGAAGGCCTGGCGCCGGAAGATCCGGGCCGCTTTGCGCAACTGGTAGCATCCTTAATGGCCGCGCCGTCTACTAAAGCGTAATAACAAGACAAATGGAAAGCCCAGCCTGTTGTTTTGCACAATAGGCTGGGCTTTTTTTGGTTTGCCCGGCATGGGCAGTAACTAGGCGGTGAAAGTCCGCTATGGGCTTGGTAGTGGGAACCATTAGCTGAACAGCAAGGGTGTCCATCGTGAGGTGGAATCTGAAGGAAGCTGAAAGCAAAGTCCTGCACCGACGAACAGAAACCGCATATAAGGCAAGTGTGGAGCGGACGAGTTTGCCAGACAAAACGAAGTCCAACACTACCCGAACTCCATGGTGTAGATGCGGCGGTGACATGGGATGAAAGTTACTGTTCTTAACCGGGGAGGTCTTGCAAGGCTTCGAAAGACATTGGCAACCCCATGACACCCGAAGAACCCATGCAGTGATGTATGGCTCAATTGCAAGAAGTCAGCAGAGGTCATAGTACCGAAAGTTTTTTTCGGGAAGGACCGAACAATAACAGCTCTTTTGAGCGAGAAGAAGGTGAGGCAATGCGAAGAGAGCAGAAAACGACTAAGGTCGGCTGCCGCTGCGAGGGTATGTTGGAAACAGAGAGTAACAGCGGAGTGCAGAGTATTGCCACACTGGAAACCGCAGAGAAAGACGGTGCAGAAGACCTGCTTGAACAGATACTGCATAGAGATAACCTAAACGAAGCCTACAAGCGGGTAGTGAAAAACGGCGGAGCTCCTGGCATTGACGGCATGACGGTGGGCGAAATGCTGCCGTATCTGAAGGAACACAAAGAAGAACTTTTAAGGAGCCTGCGCGGAGGCTGGTACAAGCCCAAACCGGTCAGAAGGGTGCAAATCCCGAAGCCGGATGGAGGAACAAGAAATCTCGGCGTACCCACCGTAATCGACCGAATGATTCAACAGGCGATAGCGCAGGTATTGACACCAATATTTGAAGAGAAATTTAGCGACAGCAGCTACGGATTCAGACCAGGACGTAGTGCGCATCAGGCGATTAAGAAGACGGAAGAATACTACAAGCAAGGCTATGTGAAAGTAGTTGACATAGACCTCACGCAGTATTTTGACACGGTCAACCATGACATCCTAATCGAACAAGTAAAGAAAGTCATACAAGACCGAGCCGTTATCAATTTGATACGCAAATTTCTCAAGAGTGGAGTCATGTTCAATGGGCTGGTTAGTGCGACGACGGAAGGAACGCCGCAAGGCGGGAACCTGTCGCCACTGCTGTCGAACCTCTATCTAACGGCGTTTGACCGAATGCTGGAAGAGCGCGGGCACAAATTTGTCCGTTATGCAGACGACTGCAACATATACGTCAAAAGCCAGCGAGCAGCCAAACGCGTGATGGCCGGTTGCAAAGATTATCTCGAAAAGAAACTGAAACTCAAGGTGAACGAAGCCAAAAGCAAAGCTGGAAGCCCGCTAAGACTAAAGTTTCTAGGTTTCTCTATGTACAAAGTAACCAAAAGCATAGGGATACGCCCTCATGCCAAAGCGATGAACAGGTTTAAAGGACGATTGAGGCAATTGACAAGCCGAAAGCAAGCTAATTCAGTTTCTGACATTCTAAGTAAGTTGAAACGGTATACGACAGGCTGGCTTGGGTACTATTCGATAGCAGCCATGAGTTTCAAGATGAAAGAACTGAACGAATGGCTGCGAAGAAGAATCCGGCAAATCTTCTGGAAGCAATGGAAGAAGCCGTCTGCCAGATATGAAAACCTAAAACGTCTTGGCATCGACAAGTCGAAAGCAAGGGAGTGGGCAAATTCCCGACGAGGCTATTGGCGAGTTGCCAGGAGCTGGATTTTAAGCAGGTCATTAACAAACGAATACCTCGTATCGAGTGGTTATGATGACATAGCCGAACGATACGAGGTACTGCACTCAAGTTATTGAACCGCCGTATACCGAACGGTACGTACGGTGGTGTGAGAGGTCGGCTGTTCAATTAATGGGCAGCCTCCTACTCGATCAATGATTCATTCGTCTTTATGCCATTATTTCTGATAAACTAGCCACAAACCGCTATTGTCTAGTTGTTCTGCCTTTTTCAGATGAAATGATGCGGGAAAAGTGTTTGGCAGAGAATAATGGCCAGTCGCAAATAAGGAAGTTGCCTCTGGAGAGCCGACTACAGGCGCGACAACAAGACTGATTTCATCAATTAAGTTTGCCTGTAAGAAAGCGCCGTTGACTATGCCGCCGCCTTCCAGTAATAGCTTTTCAATACCAAACTTATTTTTGAGCTTTGAAGCAATCAACGCGAGATCCAGTTCGCTCTTGCCGCCGAAAAGATACGATACTCCTTTTTCTTGTAGATGTTCTAAGAAGCATCCGGAAACATTATGGGTTAAAATTTCAATTAGGTGGGCGCCGTTATAACCTTCATCAATATCTGTAATTTCTCCTTTGCTCCAGAAAAGCTTTCCTTTGGGATCAATGGAAACTGCATAAAACGGGGCCTGCTTAGCTACGTGGTCTTCTTTAGAAACAGGCATTTCATTATCATATGTCGTCGCTTGTACGTGAGCTGGTTGCGGAAAGCTTTCTTCCATGGTTACTCTGCCACAGAGAAAGCCGTTCGCCTCATATTGTCGATGAATTCTGTAATAAGATTCAATGAGGCTGCCATACTGGCGGTCTCCTAAAAAATCACCGGTAACTTTGCCGTCTAGAGACGTCACCATGTGACAGATAATATATGGTTTCTCCATAGTAGCACCTCTACTTATTTCAGCTTGCCATAGATTGCATCGTCCACCGATTCCAACCATTCGTTGGCAGCGCCAGCAACCGGAATTTCTACGGCCAGATGTGCAAACCAGCTGTCTTTCGACGCGCCATGCCAATGCTTTACTTCCGGTGGAATCGTTACTACGTCGCCAGGATGAAGTTCTCGTGGTTCTTCTCCCCAGGCTTGATACCAGCCTCGCCCTTCGGTACAAAGCAAAATCTGACCGCCTTTATGGTGAATATGCCAGTTGTTGCGGCAACCCGGTTCAAAGGTAACATTGAAAATAGGCCCACCCTTATCAGTCAGTTGCTGTAAATACGCCTGGCCAATAAAATATTGGGAAAATGTTTCCGGTAACGGAGCTCCTGTTTTAAAAAGTTCGCTTCTTGTATTACTCATATATACTGCCTCCTCGTAGTCTTTTGGCGATGCTTCTATCGTACTTTTTTTAGCCAGGCCGCAATCGCTTCGTCCGCTGTTGCAACACTGCCGCCGTTAACCGCTAACCCTGATTCTACGTTTGCCTTAGGGCAAAGTTTCTTTATATCTTGCTCGCTGTTTCCCAAGCCGCTACCCTCGTGCGTGCAGAACGGCACGATTCTTTTGCCGGAAAAATCATGCGCTTCCAGCCAAGTAAAGACGGCCATGGGCATAGTTCCCCACCAATTGGGATAGCCAAGATATATTACATCATAAGAGTCAATGGCATCGCCTAGAAATATAAGTTCTGGTCTGGAGTTTTCTTTCTTTTCTCTTTGGGCGATTGTTGTCGTTTCCGTATAATCTTCCGGATATGCTTTTACCGTCTCAATTTGAAACAGAGTGCCGCCGGTTGCAGCTTGAATTTTTTTGGCAACGACTTCGGTGTTGCCAATAGGCAGATTCACAATATTTCCGCGTACATAGTTATTCCCTTTACGTGAATAAAACGCGATTAAGTTCTTCATATTTCTTCCTCCTTTTTATCTTCTAAGTAAAGTGTAATACTTGGAGTTAAGTCCATGTCAATGTTGAATTCACGAAAACAAAATGAAAAGCCATCGAAAACTCCGCAAGGGTAATGGCCCCAACCCCAGCAGAGTTTTACCGACGGCTTATCCAATCATACGA
Proteins encoded:
- a CDS encoding cupin domain-containing protein; translated protein: MSNTRSELFKTGAPLPETFSQYFIGQAYLQQLTDKGGPIFNVTFEPGCRNNWHIHHKGGQILLCTEGRGWYQAWGEEPRELHPGDVVTIPPEVKHWHGASKDSWFAHLAVEIPVAGAANEWLESVDDAIYGKLK
- a CDS encoding flavodoxin, yielding MKNLIAFYSRKGNNYVRGNIVNLPIGNTEVVAKKIQAATGGTLFQIETVKAYPEDYTETTTIAQREKKENSRPELIFLGDAIDSYDVIYLGYPNWWGTMPMAVFTWLEAHDFSGKRIVPFCTHEGSGLGNSEQDIKKLCPKANVESGLAVNGGSVATADEAIAAWLKKVR